The following coding sequences lie in one Arabidopsis thaliana chromosome 3, partial sequence genomic window:
- a CDS encoding uncharacterized protein (unknown protein; FUNCTIONS IN: molecular_function unknown; INVOLVED IN: biological_process unknown; LOCATED IN: cellular_component unknown; BEST Arabidopsis thaliana protein match is: unknown protein (TAIR:AT1G52855.1); Has 30201 Blast hits to 17322 proteins in 780 species: Archae - 12; Bacteria - 1396; Metazoa - 17338; Fungi - 3422; Plants - 5037; Viruses - 0; Other Eukaryotes - 2996 (source: NCBI BLink).) → MVCFCFLVDQKRKVKGSKPAAGTCSRCGRGARVADMKTSTRFCLIPIYCRSWRAIVCSFCGSVLKSYR, encoded by the coding sequence ATGGtgtgtttctgtttcttggtTGACCAGAAGAGGAAGGTTAAAGGAAGCAAACCGGCGGCAGGAACGTGTTCCCGGTGTGGTCGTGGTGCAAGAGTCGCCGATATGAAGACTTCGACGAGGTTTTGTCTTATACCTATTTATTGTAGATCTTGGAGAGCCATCGTCTGCAGCTTTTGCGGCTCTGTTCTTAAATCCTATCGTTGA
- a CDS encoding uncharacterized protein (unknown protein; Has 30201 Blast hits to 17322 proteins in 780 species: Archae - 12; Bacteria - 1396; Metazoa - 17338; Fungi - 3422; Plants - 5037; Viruses - 0; Other Eukaryotes - 2996 (source: NCBI BLink).): MSSLISYVCSPEPEPESNKDTKSSQNYLPVGGHFVVLAGEEAQNSSPSKTIHWSFAFSGR; this comes from the coding sequence ATGTCAAGTCTTATTTCTTATGTTTGTAGCCCAGAGCCTGAACCAGAATCTAATAAAGATACCAAAAGTAGCCAGAACTATTTGCCGGTTGGTGGCCACTTCGTGGTGCTTGCTGGAGAGGAAGCACAAAACTCTTCCCCTAGTAAAACAATCCATTGGTCTTTTGCATTTTCAGGAAGATAA
- a CDS encoding uncharacterized protein (unknown protein; Has 30201 Blast hits to 17322 proteins in 780 species: Archae - 12; Bacteria - 1396; Metazoa - 17338; Fungi - 3422; Plants - 5037; Viruses - 0; Other Eukaryotes - 2996 (source: NCBI BLink).), protein MKSVGPTWHIAVTVPHGRFNAYVALLFKFFFSQ, encoded by the coding sequence ATGAAGAGCGTGGGTCCGACGTGGCATATAGCCGTTACAGTCCCACATGGCCGTTTCAATGCTTACGTGGCACtcctttttaaatttttcttctcccAGTAg
- a CDS encoding Tetratricopeptide repeat (TPR)-like superfamily protein translates to MYSLSRILQRSQRYNFAPSSFGAVSKLEVSSGGDKERVFKSFGLIYSKPQGLVRLYSARDVFSRFFGIHKLSSIADAKDKGDEVVREEELSESEEAVPVSGDVPEGVVDDDSLFEPELGSDNDDLEIEEKHSKDGGKPTKKRGQSELYESIVAYKSVKHVLEKWVKEGKDLSQAEVTLAIHNLRKRKSYAMCLQLWEWLGANTQFEFTEANYASQLDLVAKVHSLQKAEIFLKDIPESSRGEVVYRTLLANCVLKHHVNKAEDIFNKMKELKFPTSVFACNQLLLLYSMHDRKKISDVLLLMERENIKPSRATYHFLINSKGLAGDITGMEKIVETIKEEGIELDPELQSILAKYYIRAGLKERAQDLMKEIEGKGLQQTPWVCRSLLPLYADIGDSDNVRRLSRFVDQNPRYDNCISAIKAWGKLKEVEEAEAVFERLVEKYKIFPMMPYFALMEIYTENKMLAKGRDLVKRMGNAGIAIGPSTWHALVKLYIKAGEVGKAELILNRATKDNKMRPMFTTYMAILEEYAKRGDVHNTEKVFMKMKRASYAAQLMQYETVLLAYINAKTPAYGMIERMKADNVFPNKSLAAKLAQVNPFKKCPVSVLLDI, encoded by the exons ATGTATTCGCTTTCGAGGATTCTCCAAAG GAGTCAAAGATATAACTTTGCACCTTCTTCGTTTGGTGCGGTCAGTAAATTAGAAGTATCAAGTGGTGGTGATAAAGAACGGGTCTTTAAATCATTTGGATTGATTTATAGCAAACCTCAAGGTTTAGTCAGACTTTATTCCGCAAGAGATGTGTTTTCACGGTTCTTTGGCATCCACAAGCTTTCTTCTATAGCTGATGCTAAAGATAAAGGAGATGAGGTAGTTAGGGAAGAGGAGCTGTCTGAATCAGAGGAGGCGGTTCCTGTTTCTGGGGATGTACCAGAGGgagttgttgatgatgattctttgTTCGAGCCTGAACTTGGTAGTGACAATGATGATCTTGAAATTGAAGAGAAGCATTCGAAAGATGGTGGGAAACCAACTAAGAAAAGAGGTCAATCTGAGCTGTACGAATCCATTGTTGCTTATAAATCAGTGAAACATGTTCTTGAAAAATGGgtcaaagaaggaaaagattTGAGTCAAGCTGAGGTTACTCTTGCTATACACAATCTGCGTAAACGCAAATCCTATGCTATGTGTTTGCAG TTGTGGGAGTGGTTGGGAGCTAATACGCAGTTTGAGTTCACAGAGGCAAATTATGCTTCTCAGTTGGATTTGGTGGCCAAGGTACATAGTTTACAAAAAGCTGAAATCTTTTTGAAAGATATTCCAGAATCTTCTAGGGGAGAAGTAGTATACAGAACCCTGCTGGCAAATTGTGTACTTAAGCATCATGTAAATAAAGCTGAAgacattttcaacaaaatgaaAGAGCTAAAATTTCCAACAAGTGTGTTTGCTTGCAACCAGCTGCTTCTCCTCTACAGTATGCATGATAGAAAGAAGATAAGTGATGTTTTGTTGCTAATGGAGAGAGAAAACATCAAGCCGAGTCGTGCTACCtatcattttttaatcaatagtAAAGGTTTAGCCGGAGACATAACTGGAATGGAGAAGATCGTGGAGACAATTAAGGAAGAAGGCATCGAACTAGATCCTGAACTGCAGTCTATTCTGGCTAAGTACTACATAAGAGCGGGGCTTAAAGAAAGAGCACAAGACCTTATGAAGGAGATAGAAGGGAAAGGTTTGCAACAAACTCCATGGGTGTGCCGGTCATTACTCCCACTTTATGCAGACATAGGAGACAGTGACAATGTGAGAAGACTGAGTAGGTTTGTTGATCAAAATCCGAGATACGATAATTGCATTTCTGCCATTAAAGCATGGGGAAAGCTGAAGGAAGTCGAAGAAGCAGAGGCAGTGTTTGAGAGACTTGTggagaaatacaaaattttcCCTATGATGCCATATTTTGCCCTCATGGAGATATACACAGAGAACAAGATGCTAGCAAAAGGCAGAGATCTGGTTAAAAGAATGGGAAATGCAGGGATTGCGATTGGGCCGTCGACATGGCACGCGCTTGTGAAGCTATACATCAAAGCAGGAGAAGTTGGAAAAGCTGAGTTGATATTGAACAGAGCTACAAAGGATAATAAGATGAGACCTATGTTCACTACTTACATGGCGATTCTTGAAGAATATGCAAAAAGAGGCGATGTTCATAACACAGAGAAGGtattcatgaaaatgaaaagggCAAGCTATGCAGCTCAGCTTATGCAGTATGAAACCGTGCTCCTGGCTTATATCAACGCCAAAACTCCTGCTTACGGGATGATTGAGAGGATGAAGGCAGACAATGTGTTCCCGAACAAGAGTCTAGCTGCGAAACTGGCTCAGGTTAATCCGTTTAAAAAGTGTCCAGTGTCTGTTTTACTTGACATATAA
- the IAA19 gene encoding indole-3-acetic acid inducible 19 (indole-3-acetic acid inducible 19 (IAA19); FUNCTIONS IN: sequence-specific DNA binding transcription factor activity; INVOLVED IN: phototropism, gravitropism, response to auxin stimulus, response to brassinosteroid stimulus, stamen filament development; LOCATED IN: nucleus; EXPRESSED IN: 22 plant structures; EXPRESSED DURING: 13 growth stages; CONTAINS InterPro DOMAIN/s: Aux/IAA-ARF-dimerisation (InterPro:IPR011525), AUX/IAA protein (InterPro:IPR003311); BEST Arabidopsis thaliana protein match is: indole-3-acetic acid 6 (TAIR:AT1G52830.1); Has 1781 Blast hits to 1780 proteins in 79 species: Archae - 0; Bacteria - 0; Metazoa - 0; Fungi - 0; Plants - 1780; Viruses - 0; Other Eukaryotes - 1 (source: NCBI BLink).) — protein MEKEGLGLEITELRLGLPGRDVAEKMMKKRAFTEMNMTSSGSNSDQCESGVVSSGGDAEKVNDSPAAKSQVVGWPPVCSYRKKNSCKEASTTKVGLGYVKVSMDGVPYLRKMDLGSSQGYDDLAFALDKLFGFRGIGVALKDGDNCEYVTIYEDKDGDWMLAGDVPWGMFLESCKRLRIMKRSDATGFGLQPRGVDE, from the exons ATGGAGAAGGAAGGACTCGGGCTTGAGATAACGGAGCTGAGATTGGGGCTTCCGGGGAGAGATGTGgcagagaagatgatgaagaagagagctttCACGGAGATGAATATGACGTCGTCGGGTAGTAATAGTGATCAATGTGAAAGCGGCGTCGTTTCATCTGGTGGTGACGCTGAGAAGGTTAATGATTCGCCGGCGGCGAAAAGCCAGGTGGTGGGGTGGCCACCGGTTTGTTCTTACCGGAAGAAAAACAGCTGTAAGGAAGCTTCGACCACGAAAGTGGGGTTAGGGTATGTGAAAGTGAGCATGGATGGTGTGCCTTATTTGAGGAAGATGGATCTTGGTTCGAGCCAAGGCTATGATGATCTAGCCTTTGCTCTTGATAAGCTCTTCGGTTTCCGTGGCATCG GTGTGGCCTTGAAAGATGGTGACAACTGCGAATACGTTACCATATACGAAGACAAAGATGGAGACTGGATGCTCGCCGGTGATGTACCTTGGGG GATGTTTCTAGAGTCATGCAAGAGGTTGAGAATAATGAAAAGATCGGATGCTACCGGGTTTGGGCTGCAGCCTAGAGGAGTAGACGAGTGA
- the APG8H gene encoding Ubiquitin-like superfamily protein (AUTOPHAGY 8H (APG8H); CONTAINS InterPro DOMAIN/s: Light chain 3 (LC3) (InterPro:IPR004241); BEST Arabidopsis thaliana protein match is: Ubiquitin-like superfamily protein (TAIR:AT3G06420.1); Has 1501 Blast hits to 1499 proteins in 273 species: Archae - 0; Bacteria - 0; Metazoa - 719; Fungi - 178; Plants - 302; Viruses - 3; Other Eukaryotes - 299 (source: NCBI BLink).): MKSFKEQYTLDERLAESREIIAKYPTRIPVIAEKYCKTDLPAIEKKKFLVPRDMSVGQFIYILSARLHLSPGKALFVFVNNTLPQTAALMDSVYESYKDDDGFVYMCYSSEKTFG, encoded by the exons atgaaatcgTTCAAGGAACAATACACGTTGG ATGAAAGGCTCGCGGAGTCGCGGGAGATAATCGCTAAGTACCCTACTCGGATTCCA GTAATTGCTGAGAAGTATTGCAAAACGGATCTGCCTGCCATCgagaaaaagaa GTTTCTGGTTCCAAGAGATATGTCAGTTGGCCAATTCATCTACATATTGAGTGCTAGGTTACATTTGTCTCCTGGTAAAGCCTTATTCGTGTTTGTCAACAACACTCTCCCTCAAACTG CTGCTCTGATGGACTCGGTCTACGAATCTtacaaagatgatgatggattCGTTTACATGTGCTATAGCAGTGAGAAAACCTTTGGTTGA
- a CDS encoding Phototropic-responsive NPH3 family protein (Phototropic-responsive NPH3 family protein; FUNCTIONS IN: signal transducer activity; INVOLVED IN: response to light stimulus; LOCATED IN: cellular_component unknown; EXPRESSED IN: 14 plant structures; EXPRESSED DURING: 9 growth stages; CONTAINS InterPro DOMAIN/s: NPH3 (InterPro:IPR004249); BEST Arabidopsis thaliana protein match is: Phototropic-responsive NPH3 family protein (TAIR:AT1G52770.1); Has 825 Blast hits to 823 proteins in 24 species: Archae - 0; Bacteria - 0; Metazoa - 1; Fungi - 0; Plants - 824; Viruses - 0; Other Eukaryotes - 0 (source: NCBI BLink).) — translation MKKTLSPEPVTIYGNRQETFVGDMEYYTYFDESCIQDMNYFVKTITGIKSKGIRPDLIGSIIAHYASKWLPDLSGNVSAIISSTSLESKNNHNDTQPESVTASVMKKRFFVETLIGILPPEKDSVPCNFLLRLLRTAKMVGANPNYLTELETRVSWQLDQASLKELMIPSFSYTSGTLLDIELVTRLVNKFSGLDSEGVKTAAALVKVAKLVDSYLAEAAVDGGLALPEFISLITALPSHARTTEDGLYRAIDTYLKAHPQVLKQERKELCRLIDSRKLSPEAALHAAQNDRLPVRAIIGVLFTEQTKLSRHIDCNSSSISSTTRSPTNASGSHYLEGGSAARCLSKREMNVQQAEIRRLREDVVRLQSQCGAMHFQLERLMEKKSSGGSKGFFRWKRLGLVPSIRGSVSVEKGEEESGDNGEGFEPRTPGNMKTRLVKGRTTPSRWRKSMS, via the exons atgaagaaaacactTTCGCCGGAACCCGTCACCATCTACGGCAATCGCCAAGAAACCTTCGTCGGTGATATGGAGTACTACACTTACTTCGACGAATCTTGTATCCAAGACATGAACTATTTCGTCAAAACAATCACCGGCATCAAATCCAAAGGAATCAGACCAGACCTTATCGGTTCCATCATCGCTCATTACGCTTCAAAATGGCTCCCTGATCTCTCCGGCAATGTCTCCGCCATTATTTCCTCCACCTCCTTAGAATCCAAGAACAACCACAATGACACACAGCCAGAGAGCGTCACTGCATCTGTAATGAAGAAACGGTTTTTCGTCGAAACACTAATCGGAATCCTCCCACCGGAGAAAGACTCTGTTCCTTGCAATTTCCTCCTCCGTCTCCTCAGGACAGCGAAAATGGTCGGAGCTAATCCGAATTATTTAACGGAGCTTGAAACCAGAGTATCGTGGCAGCTCGACCAAGCTTCTCTCAAGGAGCTTATGATACCTTCCTTCAGCTACACGTCTGGTACTTTGCTTGACATTGAGCTTGTGACGCGTCTCGTGAACAAGTTTTCTGGATTGGATAGTGAAGGTGTTAAAACCGCTGCGGCTCTTGTTAAAGTGGCCAAGCTTGTTGACTCCTACCTCGCTGAAGCTGCCGTTGACGGTGGTTTAGCTTTACCGGAGTTTATTTCCTTAATCACAGCTCTTCCTAGCCATGCTCGTACTACAGAGGATGGCTTGTACCGAGCCATTGATACATATCTCAAG GCACATCCTCAGGTGTTGAAGCAAGAAAGGAAGGAACTTTGTAGACTTATTGATAGCAGAAAGTTATCACCGGAAGCAGCTCTTCACGCGGCTCAGAATGATCGTTTACCGGTGAGAGCAATCATTGGAGTGTTGTTCACTGAGCAGACAAAGCTAAGTCGTCACATTGACTGTAATAGTAGCTCGATAAGCAGCACTACGAGGAGTCCAACAAACGCTTCTGGTTCACATTACCTCGAGGGAGGTTCTGCAGCGCGGTGTTTGTCTAAACGTGAGATGAATGTTCAACAAGCAGAGATAAGAAGGCTACGGGAGGATGTGGTGAGGCTGCAGAGTCAGTGTGGCGCTATGCATTTCCAGCTGGAGAGGcttatggagaagaagagtagtGGTGGGAGTAAAGGTTTTTTCCGGTGGAAGAGGCTCGGGTTAGTACCGTCAATTAGAGGAAGTGTTAGTGTTGAAAAGGGCGAGGAAGAATCTGGTGACAATGGTGAAGGATTTGAGCCACGGACTCCTGGTAATATGAAGACAAGGCTTGTCAAAGGAAGAACAACACCTTCAAGGTGGAGAAAATCTATGTCTTAA
- a CDS encoding trichohyalin (unknown protein; Has 25732 Blast hits to 16979 proteins in 961 species: Archae - 144; Bacteria - 1801; Metazoa - 12681; Fungi - 1868; Plants - 912; Viruses - 94; Other Eukaryotes - 8232 (source: NCBI BLink).), with protein MMGDYGITEEDLVIEEAQGYPRAYTKICRDFDAFPYKNGPPFTFMPYILQQNESLRCREVDQMFPVIDPKARPTTKPKIFLSLLWKQLNHLGNAGFDPAVIRIDPYGNVVYFHADSASPLAWSFDHWFPCSRGGLTVPSNLRIVQWQARKNKKDKLEFLVPWWDLQVGISVNQFLSIFAASSSDFRRRAFSFLFKEGENEELNGIQMVESHHFPQHFVESKDKFGLASAAVVFSRRDPYDPSLVLRSLDYNRQTPARKMRFGATKENETPDLMKNPYQAIVAARDSLRHREEAQNMRAEMKKLDDETNDLTRKNNEDRLTIQELENELVKRRRRAEKCRRLAESQCSYRNTLEKMIRDAMHQSVVYKEQVRLNQAASSALMARLEAQKAICDGSEKELHKKFKEREELENLVKPELEKARKRSRLLLNDEDDLLLDDRDRNLSLYLPGTSEETSSHKELRVHFEEEHKAAASEAEIKKHCEIEEEEEEQKTPEVSEKSLVALEDDKPVEEKPDVEEGKRSNRSFRAFHVFKAPENEEDEESRRERGKGNVEKWLHILLENNSKSDPHDLQTEKSKKIDEMIEKLDHKFPFLEKVDEEEVDLKLQAKEANNNTSKVDEEEVDLQLQAKETNNNTSKVEIRTESSRRSRMSFDLKNTPEKSGRDKVVKRSESARTFTRIPSSPSLIFGMKKGIDCIRKKPVVSGNDDENEYLVKNNFIKSSLQTIKRAVKF; from the exons ATGATGGGCGATTATGGTATAACGGAGGAAGATCTGGTGATCGAGGAAGCTCAAGGCTATCCTAGAGCTTACACTAAGATCTGTCGCGATTTTGATGCTTTTCCTTACAAAAATGGTCCTCCTTTCACTTTCATGCCCTACATTCTTCAGCAGAACGAG AGCTTGAGATGCAGAGAAGTAGATCAGATGTTTCCAGTGATTGATCCGAAAGCGAgaccaacaacaaaacccAAGATCTTCCTCAGTCTCTTGTGGAAACAGCTTAATCATCTAGG AAATGCAGGATTTGATCCAGCTGTTATTCGGATTGATCCATATGGGAATGTTGTTTACTTCCACGCTGATTCAGCTTCTCCTCTTGCTTGGAGTTTTGATCATTGGTTCCCTTGCTCAA GAGGAGGTTTAACAGTACCAAGCAACCTAAGGATAGTGCAATGGCAAGCACGCAAGAACAAGAAGGACAAGCTTGAGTTCTTAGTACCATGGTGGGATCTTCAAGTTGGTATTTCTGTGAATCAGTTCTTATCGATTTTCGCTGCTTCTAGTTCTGATTTCAG GAGGAGGGCATTTTCATTCTTGTTCAAAGAAGGCGAAAACGAAGAACTTAACGGTATACAAATGGTTGAATCACACCATTTTCCACAACATTTTGTTGAATCAAAAGACAAGTTTGGGCTTGCTTCAGCTGCAGTTGTTTTTTCAAGAAGAGATCCTTATGACCCTTCATTAGTCTTGAGATCCCTTGATTACAATCGTCAAACACCTG CAAGGAAGATGAGATTTGGTGCAACCAAAGAGAATGAGACTCCAGACTTAATGAAAAATCCGTATCAAGCCATTGTTGCTGCGAGGGACTCACTGAGACACCGGGAGGAAGCGCAGAATATGAGAGCCGAGATGAAGAAGTTGGATGATGAAACGAATGATTTGACAAGAAAGAACAATGAAGATCGGCTTACTATTCAGGAGCTAGAGAATGAGCTGGTTAAGCGAAGAAGAAGGGCTGAAAAGTGCAGGAGATTGGCAGAATCTCAATGCTCTTACAGGAATACACTCGAGAAGATGATCCGTGATGCTATGCACCA GAGTGTTGTGTATAAAGAACAAGTGAGGTTAAACCAGGCTGCGAGTAGTGCGCTTATGGCAAGATTAGAGGCGCAAAAAGCGATTTGTGATGGTTCAGAGAAAGAACTTCACAAGAAGtttaaagaaagagaggagcTGGAGAATCTAGTGAAGCCTGAGTTAGAGAAAGCAAGGAAAAGATCAAGACTTTTGCtgaatgatgaagatgacttGTTGCTAGACGATAGAGACAGGAACTTATCTCTGTATCTTCCAGGAACAAGTGAAGAGACGTCGTCACATAAGGAGTTAAGGGTACATTTTGAAGAAGAGCATAAAGCAGCAGCTTCTGAGGCTGAAATTAAGAAGCATTGTGAAatagaggaggaggaagaggaacaGAAGACTCCAGAGGTATCTGAGAAGTCTCTTGTTGCGTTGGAAGATGATAAACCGGTTGAAGAAAAGCCAGATGTAGAAGAGGGGAAGAGAAGCAACAGAAGCTTCAGAGCATTCCATGTTTTCAAGGCACCTGAGaatgaggaagatgaggaaAGCAGGAGAGAGCGAGGGAAAGGAAACGTTGAGAAATGGCTTCATATTTTACTGGAGAACAACAGCAAAAGCGATCCACACGATCttcaaacagagaaaagcaagaagatTGATGAAATGATAGAGAAACTGGACCACAAGTTCCCTTTTCTTGAAaaggttgatgaagaagaagtggatTTGAAGTTGCAGGCTAAGGAGgcaaacaacaacacaagcaaggttgatgaagaagaggtgGACTTGCAGTTGCAGGCTAAGGagacaaacaacaacacaagcaAGGTGGAAATAAGAACTGAAAGTTCTCGTAGAAGCAGAATGAGTTTTGATTTAAAGAACACACCAGAGAAGAGTGGCAGagacaaagtggtgaagagaTCAGAGAGTGCTAGAACCTTCACAAGGATtccatcatctccatcactcATCTTTGGAATGAAAAAGGGAATAGACTGCATCAGGAAGAAGCCAGTGGTTTCAGGAAACGACGATGAGAATGAGTATCTTGTCAAGAACAACTTCATCAAGTCTTCTCTTCAAACAATCAAACGAGCTGTCAAATTCTAG